The window GCATTATCGTTAAGAGTTCGCTAACTAGATCACCACCGGCGCGTCGGGCAGTTCGTTCGGCCCCACGCCCTGTTTCGGAAAATGCGCGGCGAGCTCGCGCGATACCGCCTCGATGCCCTTGATGACGCCTGATTCAAAATGCCCAAACCTGAAATCGGTCTCCATCGCCTTGCAGATTTTCTCCCAGCCCGCAGCGCCCACTTTCGAATCGATGCCGCGATCGGCGATGATCTCGACCCTGCGGTCGGCCAGCAAGAGATAGATCAGCACGCCATTGTTATGGGCGGTGTCCCAGATCCGCAAATGCGAGAAAATATCCAGCGCGCGCTCCCGCGCGGGTTGATCCTTAAACAGCGGCTTGCCATCCAGCGCGCCTTCGACGACAAAACGGACCTGGCCGGAGTGGGTGGCCTCGCCCGTCTTGATCGCCTGTTCGATCGCGGTCAGTACCTTCCGCGGAAAGACCCGCCGGGCCCGCCAGTGGTGCTCGAGTAGATGCTTGCCGATGCGCTTGATGCCCATGTCAGTTGGCTCTCTACCAGCTCCCCGACGCGCCGCCGCCGCCAAAACTGCCGCCACCGCCGCTGAAGGAACCGCTGTCGCTACTGCTTGAACCGCCACCGGACCACGAGCCGCCACCGCCACCGACCCAACCGCCACCCCCGCCGCGGCCAGCCGGCGCCGGCGTGGTGATGCTGTCGCTGAACATCGTGAAGACCGACGCGACGATGCCGGCGAGCGCCGAGACGATGAGCGATCCGAAAACGAACCACGCCAGAAGCCCGATCATGCCGCCGGTTGTCAGCGAGCCGAGCAAGCGCCCGAAAATGCCGCGCATGACCCCGCCGAGCACCAGGATGGCGATGATGGTAAAGGGATTGAGCGGATTGAGCAGCCAGGTCAGGTCGGAACTTTGCTGCTGCTGTTGCCGCTGCGGCGGCGCGGGCAAGGGCTCGCCGTCGATCACGCCGATGATCCGTTCCACGCCCGCGGAAACGCCGCCGGCAAAGTCGCCGCTCCGGAATTTCGGCGTGATGATCTCGTCGATGATGCGTTTGGTGGTGACGTCGGGCAGCGCGCCTTCAAGGCCGTAGCCGACTTCGATGCGAAGCCTGCGGTCGTCCTTGGCGACCACGAGCAGCGCGCCGTCGTCGATCTTCTTGCGCCCGATCTTCCAGGCATCCGCAACCCGGATCGAGAATTGCTCAATGGTTTCCGGCTGAGTCGTCGGCACAATCAGCACCGCGACCTGGCTGCCTTTCCTTAGTTCCAGATTCTTCGATAGCTGTGTCAGCGAGGCAATATCGCCGCTGGACAGCGTTCCGGTCTGATCGACCACGCGGCCGGTGAGCGGCGGCACCGCGACATCGGCGAAGGCCGCGACAGCCCAGCACAGCAGCAGCGCAAGAAGGGGAAATCTTGCAGCGGTCATCGCGGTCAATCTGTTGGCCGGCTACTTGGCCGGTGCCGGATTGAAATCCACCTTCGGGGCGGTCGAAATTTCCTTTTCGTTCTCGACCGAGAAGTTCGGCTTCTCTTTGTATCCGAACGCCATCGCCGTCAGGTTGGTCGGGAAGGTGCGGATGCCGACATTATAATCCTGCACCGCCTTGATATAACGGTTGCGCGCCACCGTGATGCGGTTTTCGGTGCCTTCCAGTTGCGCCATCAGGTCGTGAAACAACGCATCCGATTTAAGCTGCGGATAGTTTTCGGTCACCACCAGAAGTCTTGAGAGCGCGCCGGTCAGTTCGCCCTGGGCCGCCTGGAATTTCTGGAACGCGGCGGGATCGTTCAAGACCTCAGGCGTCGCCTGGATGCT is drawn from Bradyrhizobium lablabi and contains these coding sequences:
- a CDS encoding TPM domain-containing protein — translated: MGIKRIGKHLLEHHWRARRVFPRKVLTAIEQAIKTGEATHSGQVRFVVEGALDGKPLFKDQPARERALDIFSHLRIWDTAHNNGVLIYLLLADRRVEIIADRGIDSKVGAAGWEKICKAMETDFRFGHFESGVIKGIEAVSRELAAHFPKQGVGPNELPDAPVVI
- a CDS encoding TPM domain-containing protein, translated to MTAARFPLLALLLCWAVAAFADVAVPPLTGRVVDQTGTLSSGDIASLTQLSKNLELRKGSQVAVLIVPTTQPETIEQFSIRVADAWKIGRKKIDDGALLVVAKDDRRLRIEVGYGLEGALPDVTTKRIIDEIITPKFRSGDFAGGVSAGVERIIGVIDGEPLPAPPQRQQQQQSSDLTWLLNPLNPFTIIAILVLGGVMRGIFGRLLGSLTTGGMIGLLAWFVFGSLIVSALAGIVASVFTMFSDSITTPAPAGRGGGGGWVGGGGGSWSGGGSSSSDSGSFSGGGGSFGGGGASGSW
- a CDS encoding LemA family protein; amino-acid sequence: MRRLWTVLAALASLSLTNCGYNAIQSNDEQVKSAWSEVVNQYQRRADLVPNLVNSVKGFAQQEKDVLLGVTNARAKVGSIQATPEVLNDPAAFQKFQAAQGELTGALSRLLVVTENYPQLKSDALFHDLMAQLEGTENRITVARNRYIKAVQDYNVGIRTFPTNLTAMAFGYKEKPNFSVENEKEISTAPKVDFNPAPAK